The sequence CTGCACCTTACAACTACCAGGCCCACCTCAAGAAGATGCAGCTGTCACTTTGGCACAGCAAGGGTGCAGGCAAGGGACCAAATAATCTGTTTTAatcccctctttttctttctcatgctTTGTTTCTAGAGCTTAAATTCGTCTGTTTGgggttctgttttgtttttttttttttaattaacaactACTATCACTGCAGATGCACAGAAACCCCAGAGGAGCTCAAGAAAGGTGCAAGGTCTTGACAGGTCAACTCTTTATCTCTCTTTCAGAAGGCTTTGGGGCTACTAAATCTCCTcatgttttaaatattaattatattaaataagaatattataatataattattatattaaatatgaaTTATAGTCCTGGGTTGGGTATGATGGCAATCTGGCAATGCTGAGCAGAGGGGGCAGTGAGGCTGACAGGTATTTGTAATCAAGTGCAAGCTTACAGAGAGAAATTATAGCAAAAATGgataattaaaacatttaatgGGGatagaagcaaagaaaatacaattgTTTTAGGAGAAAATGCATTGTTTGTTTACTCCTTTCCAGCTGGGAGGGAATCTAGAAGCATCACATACACCATGTTTACTTTTAATCAAAATGATGAGATACTTCAGGAGGCGCTTGATGGCAAGGACTAGCTGTGGGGACGGTGGCCTCCCTAACTTGCAGGGAACCCCTGAGTACTTGGCCTAGTGGATCACCAAAACCTGGATTCCCCTGCAGGAGAGGCAATGGCCCTCCCAGCAACTCAGCAGTGTGAACCTGGGAGGGAGGCTGGCTGCCCCACAAATATGCAACCAGGAGAAGTTCCTTAACTCTGTCTGAACCCAATTCTCAAGGCTTTTATTCCTCCCAACCATTTCCCAGATACTCACGTTTGTCTTTAAGGCCTCCATACACTTGCGCAGCTTCCCAAAGGCATTGGGACCAGTGTATCTTTCTGGCCCAAAACTGTACTGCTGAATCCAGTTACAGCCTTGAGAATACAAAAGCTtttcagggagctggggaaaaaaataaaaggcaagcTAATCATAACCATAGCAAGAAGCAGAGTATAAGGTTATATAAACTTGTCTACATACAATTTATGATGTGGTTCTATCAGCTGTTTGTACAGTTCAAACAACAAAGTAAATGGACCTCACAATTCAAATGCTACAAAGGAGGAGCCACTTAACTGCCAAGTCCTTaagaaacttttaaaacagGGCCAGCTAAAAAGAATAAGATGAAAATATGCCTTCAGCAAAATATATAACCCCCACTCTGGAAAAGCTGGATACTTCCAAATTCAGTGAGGTATTGAGGATTACAGACACCTTCCAGTCCACACATACATCTCTACAGGCAAAAGCTATAGATCCCACCTCCCTGTCACTGTCTCCTGAAAAAGCTCCTGGAGTTCAGGGCAcaatctctgctgctccagcaacACAGCAGCTCCTAAGTGAGCCACTGAACATTGCATGGATGTGGATGGGGAGGATGCAAATAACCTCTTGTGTTAAGGGAGTGACATCTAGCAGGGTAGCAGGAACATTCAAACATTCATCcacttttacctttttttttttttacattatttagACTCATGATCACATTGGTATATTTAGATTATGGACAGATTTTCAATTAAATGCAGTTCAAATGGGTTTGAAAAACTTATCCTTGAATTCTGACAATGATTCTCCATTTTGACAGCCAGCACACCACTTTTCACATTGAACACAGCCTTCTTCTGCTGTGCATGGATAGCTAAAATGTGTTCATTTAGGAAATGAATTTTACCTTCAATATATCTCTTTCCTTCATCCACGAAGGAAAAGGAATGCCTTGGCTGAATATCTGAAAAAGCACCGCTCTTATTACACTGTAGTTGTCCCTCCTGACTTGTCTCAGGTATTTGATATGACAGCTCCTAAACAATTCTTCATATGCCTAGAAACAGACCAAGAAAAAttaggaataaaaaatattaaaccttggaaaaaaccccatgttgTTTGAAGTCCAATTCCAAACTACTCCCTCCCATAAGAGGGAGCTAGGGGAACAAGGGAgtatatttttaagatttataCATGCAGAAATGATAAACACTGTGTTTTTGTAAACACCTTAGACTGGCGTTGCCCATTAAGAGTGATTCTGCATTCCTTCCAAACCCAGCAACTCGTTCAAgtctctgcactgctgctgctgtaaacATTCACATGGTCAACCAAATTAGAGCAGATCAACATAGATTTAACCTCAACCATTCCAACAATTTGCACTGACATgtgagatgcagcagcaaaagggCAGGAATGAGTATATGGAGAAAACTACTTCTGGCAAAAAACCATCTCCTTACATTGTCCTGAATCCATGGTGCAACACTGACCTGAGGCAGAGCAGatctggcagctctgtgctgaagTGAACGGCCCTCGGTCTATTTGTGCACTCTGCATTACCACTGGCTGCCATCTGAGCCCTTGTTGAGACAATTCTGAGCTATAAACTGGCAGAGAATTAGGGAGAGGACTCTACAAGTCCCACAGGCTCCATCACTTCCAGTTTGCTTCCTGAAGGGGGCAGCAGGATGGTCTCAATTCCTCATCCTCGGTTTATCTTTGTTACTCCCTCACCCCATCCACCACCCCTTCTCAGCTGcactctgtcccctcacccttACTGTATCAGCTGAGATAGTAAGCCTATTAAACTCTTTCTGCTGAGGGAGTTTCCTGCCGCTTCAGCAAGCTTGAGGGCCTCAGAGAAGCCTCTTTCTAGATGACCTGCTTTATCAGCTCACCATCTGGGTGTACCACATCCAAAAGAGGACTGGAGCCAGCACAAAAGAGGGAGAAGGACTGTTTAGCTAAgacaaggagagaaaaagggagggaCAAGACAAACATGGGATTGTTCCTTTTGGGAACAAGCAAGCATGATATGCTGGATCTCACAAGACCTCATCCTAAAACGTGCTCCTTATCATGGCAACTTCTACATGATGCAATCAGACATCCACTGACTGCTCCATGTACAGGAGTCTCCTTTTCAGATCTGGCCATCCACAAGGCTCATAGATTTTTTGAAAGGCTTTTTGCCCAGTATGGGATTGCGAATTTATTAGAAGTTTTGCTATCTTTTGTTACTTGCTCCTCCAAATAGATTTTCCCTTGTGTGTTCTGTGAACTCTTGATACTGCTGCATTCCTGCATTTAATGTGGCAAatcttttttctgtgttcatCACCTGAACCCAATCCCAGCTTTTTGAAAACTATCTTCTTTTTTCTACAATGCCTTTATGCTACTGTTTATCCTTAACAGCTTCTTTTCACCCTTTAATTCCTTCTTGATATGCATTTGCTTTGGGATTCTGCTAGCATGACCTAAAGCCAACACATGTCAAATACCAGTGCAGTTGAAGTGCCTGTcttgccagcagtgccctgggcaggggaagAGAAGGCACTGCCACAGAAGCACCTGGGCTgggtgcagagctggagcagagggactGTGCCCAAAGGCATGGGATGGCCACCATCCAGCAGCCCGGCTGGCACAGGTTAGAtgtcagctcctgccctgcctgccaccagctgcagctgatgATGCTGGAGAGGGCAAGGCTGCCAAGCATGGACCCTCAGAGCCTGGAAGAGAAATGGATGTGGTGCTCCTTCCTCCCTGGAGTAAGAGTTTTTACCTTAAATCAAAGGCTGGCCAGGTAACAGCACCTAAGCCAAACCAGATTATTTGGGTTTGGGCTTTAGCACTGGGGATGATTTTTCCTGTTAAGGTTGCTAGTGCTAGAAGAGGGAATTTAGAATATATACACGACTAAAACCTGATCTACATTTTGACCTGCACTGCTGCATTCTTTATTTAGACCTATGTTTGTGCTGtcccttttgcttttcatttgacTAGCCAGTGCAGCAGGCCTTGAtagctgctgcagctgtttgtgCTGAGAGTGCTACTCCTTTTCCAGGTGCTGGTTCTCCCCTGTCCTCATGCAGAGATTAACATTTAACTCTTACCTCCCTCATCTGTTTGGCCTgctttgtttctcctttccattCTCTTGCACTATAACCAAGTAGATCAACTTCTGGCAGCACACTGAGATTCCCTAAATTGAGATTGATTCACAGATTAGTTATGTTCTGCTGTTGTGCATCTGAAGGGAAGCTGTGAGGGTCATTAAGGAATGTGGAGTGACAACAAAAAGCTTACTTATGAGTTGCCTCTGAAGGTAGTTGCTCCACCTGAAACACAAATGATGGAACAGGTGTCAAAGAGGAGGCGTTGAATGTCAGTATTTACTGAAACAAACAACAGTGTGGAAGAATAAAGTCTACATAATAAAAACCTACCGTTTCAGCAGCTGTGCTAAAAAGCTGTAGAGCCTTCTGCAATACCAAAAAACAGCAGTGAGGAAGGACATGCTTAACATTAGCTGCACTTTCACTTTTTGCCACATGAGACACAGGGATTCCTTGCTGGCTGCTTTCCAGGACCACACCTCATGCCTTCCTAAAATAGGGATCAaaagacagagaagaaaaatcttatCACTATTTTGAAGTacttgtttctgtttgttttcttgcaaaaataAGGATCATCCAAACATGATatcatttcaaatgaaatacaaaatatgaCATGCAAAAgattaatatattttacttaAGTTTCTAGGGCCTTGGGGGCATATAGTTCACATTTCCACAGCATCCTGCACACAGTGAAGGCTACATATGTAGTTACAATGGAGTCCCAGGAAGACTGGTATCAAACACACTACTCaataacaaaaaaccaaaaataacaaaaaactgTTATTCTTTTTTACTTCAGGATGTGCTGATTTAGATACGTGTACTGTCATTATTTTGTCTCTAAGTCATGGCTTTAAAGACGCGACTTTAAAGGTTCGTAGGACTTACTTGTAGTCAACAAATGGGCCATATAAGGCAATATTAGCTGACTAAGCATCATATCACTGCCTGGGGAATTAAAGGAATGTTCCTGCCTCAATTTGGGTAAATTTAGGGTCAATTTAAAATTCCAGAGAAAGATCCTCCCCAGGGATTTGGTAGGAAGCTCAGGAGATCATCACAGAGAGGGTACACGCTTACTTCACAGACATAAACAAGGACAAGATTCTGTCGCTCTCCTGGCATTACAGACAAGGTTAGGGAAGGTTGTCTATTGCTGATAAGAAGACCTACAAGTGAAAGAGGGCCTGGAGACTGAACAGTTGACAAAAGCAGCATCTGCTCCCTAAGTGAGAAATTTGTCCTCTGGAAGAAATTTGAATATAGGAAATTCTCAGAGCTCATGATGAACAGCTGCTCTGTTATTAACTTATTTATTGATTTAGTACAAAACCTTAAAAGAACTCAACTTTTTATAGAGGCATCCACAGAGAAGGCTGCAAAGATCCTTCCCTAGGGAGTCTGCAGAGGGGATTACTCATTCCACATAGTTTTATGTCAGCTGAACTTCTGCCCCTCCTGGCTTTAGCAGGAAATTTAAGAGGGGCTTAAGTTTTCCAAGTAAATTAAGCCCATGCACTGTGGACAACAATCCCGTCAAAGAGTTACGTATCAATTCTAACCTTAGCAACAAGATAAACAGTGATGCACTCATTTTTACGAGCACTGTTGCATATAtacacagagcagtgctgatACTTGGCCTTTCCCAATATTCTGTTGTTTGAAGAAGTTTTATTACAAGATTTTGTATGCAAGTCATCTGGTGGTGAGACCCAGACCTTGACTCTCCTGTGAACTAAAGGCAGCTTAAGAGCTGTAAATGAAAAGGAGTCCATAAATTTTAAGTAATCAGAGGTGGGGTTGGTGTGCTCGTTCTGAAGCTCCAGAAAACTCCAGTTTATTACTGATGCCAAGTAAGAGACAACAAAACATCAGCTATAAGatttggaaat comes from Zonotrichia leucophrys gambelii isolate GWCS_2022_RI chromosome 2, RI_Zleu_2.0, whole genome shotgun sequence and encodes:
- the OTULINL gene encoding inactive ubiquitin thioesterase OTULINL isoform X1; translation: MQRQHDRGASKNRNHFIEHKNRSRISSERSVGRHEVWSWKAASKESLCLMWQKVKVQLMLSMSFLTAVFWYCRRLYSFLAQLLKRWSNYLQRQLIRNLSVLPEVDLLGYSAREWKGETKQAKQMREAYEELFRSCHIKYLRQVRRDNYSVIRAVLFQIFSQGIPFPSWMKERDILKLPEKLLYSQGCNWIQQYSFGPERYTGPNAFGKLRKCMEALKTNWAEISATRDHEERGSMCNTLFSDESKEYKLYEAIKFIMLYEVVEAYEQIKSRGKPVHNLFNLLFDRDSSSDPLSFMMNHLNSIGDSICLDQVELSLLGYLFEVKIRVYRLHRFNTEEFQVKYPAEYRREWNEIALLTEDDHYYHIPLFRT
- the OTULINL gene encoding inactive ubiquitin thioesterase OTULINL isoform X2 translates to MWQKVKVQLMLSMSFLTAVFWYCRRLYSFLAQLLKRWSNYLQRQLIRNLSVLPEVDLLGYSAREWKGETKQAKQMREAYEELFRSCHIKYLRQVRRDNYSVIRAVLFQIFSQGIPFPSWMKERDILKLPEKLLYSQGCNWIQQYSFGPERYTGPNAFGKLRKCMEALKTNWAEISATRDHEERGSMCNTLFSDESKEYKLYEAIKFIMLYEVVEAYEQIKSRGKPVHNLFNLLFDRDSSSDPLSFMMNHLNSIGDSICLDQVELSLLGYLFEVKIRVYRLHRFNTEEFQVKYPAEYRREWNEIALLTEDDHYYHIPLFRT